The genomic segment ACAGCTCAGGTACTGTAACCAGTAATGTGTTAACAGGAAATGCGTATAACTGTGTACCAAATTCAGGAGGATCATTCGGTTACACAGACAGCAGAACGAATATGTTTGCAAAACCTTTGTCCGCACATGAGGTTCCAACCGGATTTAATCTTGATGGCACATACAGGCAAAACACAAGACAGCACTACACCCAACAAGGCCTGACATTGTACCACATATACGGTAGTCTCAACTACTACAACGACACCAGTATTGGTCTGACAAACATCAACATGTGGACGGATGGTAAGAACATCAAAACTTTATCCTTGTCACAAGGAACAAACTACACAAATAGTGTTAAACAGACATACACAGGAAACATAGCAAACAGAACAGCTACTATTAGTAGCGGATTCGGCTTGTCCAACTTTACGTCCAGTCCAGGTGGAGGATATTCTCAAGGAATAGCTTGGCCTGACGATAGTGCAGGAACAAACGAGCAGACATATCCAACAGACATCAGAACCGCAATAGGACAGATCAGAGACAACACTTGGGATATTTGGAATGTCCTAGAACAGATCACAAATGGATTGAATGCTATGAGTGACTTTTTGCCCAAGGTACAAGATCACACACCAAGAAACTATACCAATCCTGGACCTACAAGCAGCGGTCAATACACATTCCCATAAGGGAAAGTTCACTCTTTTTCTTTATTTTTTGATAGTTCTACCAGTCTCTTTAAATTTCAAATTTTGTAAATATTACTAGTTGTCACTAACAGGGTTCATTGAACATAAAAGCAACATGTTCGTAGTTAGCGTACTTGCGGTTATTGGGATTCTATTTTTGCCAATCATAATACCAAATATTTTCCACGGATTTCATATTGCTCACATATCACTGCACATAGTAGGAATCTCGCTTGCGACATTTCTGACAGTATCTGCAGCATATGCATATGCCAAGATAAAGACAAGAAAGCTTGCAATTACCGCAATTGCATTTTCAATGTTTGTAGCATCCGAGATAATCAAAATTGTTGATGTGACTTGGCCCTACACTTTCTATTTTGGCACTATAACTATGGAGCAAATCAGTCACATGCTTATTATAGGAATGTTAGGCATATTTTCAATAGGAGTATTCAGGAGAGACTAAAATGGAATCAAGGACAGATACTATACTAGAATTGATAAACAAGAATCCAGGAATTAGCTTTTCTGAAATAATGAGAGAGACGGGATTCAAAAACGGCGTTCTCAGCCATCATTTATCCAAAATTGAAGAATCTGGGCAAGTGCTGGTCCAGCGTAGTCCACGTGTTGCACGTGTTTACCCATGTGGAATTAAAGTTCAAGAAGCTCAGTTAATCAAAAATCTTCGAAATCCTACGATGAAGAAGATCATCATATCACTGCTAGATAAGGAACTTTCATTCAAAGAAATTACAAAAAAGGCAGGAAAATCGCAAGGAACAGTATCTGTATATCTCAAAGAGATGACAGAGCAAAACATCATCAATAGAAAATTACATGAAAACGATCTTTTCTTTGAATTAGTGGATTCGGTCTACGTTAGAGAGATAATTGCCAAGCATCAGACCTCACTGTTTGAGAGAACTGCGGACAATATTTCAGACATATTCAGCACTATCTAGAATTTGGTAATTCTACCAAAATCATTATTATTTTAATTTGTGATATAATATCATGAATACCAAACTAGCGACTCTAGTAGTATTTGCAGTAGCAATTGGGCTAGTTGGCAATGCCTATGCCCATAAAGACGAAATAATTGGAGATTACAGGGTTGAAGTAGGCTGGGTAAAAGAACCACCAGTTGCTAAAAAAGCAAACGCAATTGAGGTAAACATTGTAAAGGTATCAACATCTGAGAAGAAATCCTCTGCATCTCATGAAAAACATGATGATAAAAAAACAGACGGCAAAAAGACCACAAAGCACAACCACGATGAGAAAAAGTCTAGCAAAAAGGAAACAAAACACTCTCACGATGAAAAGAAAACAACCAAGACAAAAACTAATCACGCTCATAAATCAAAGGCCGGAGTCGCAGGTCTGGCCAAGTCACTAGAAATAGAGGTAACCCTAAACGAGAAAAAGACCACACTCAAAGTAGTCGAAGATAAGAAACACCCAGGACGTTACACTGCAAAATACACACCGGAAACCGAAGGACATCCAACGGTTCACATCTACGCCAAGATTAAGAATGCGGAAATTGAAGGCTCGTTTCATCCTGAAAAAGTCGAAGCCCAATAATTTTTTCCTTTTTATGATTAATTAAGAACATGATACCAAAGATATCATGGATAAAGTCGCCCTAGTCACTGGATGCTCTAGTGGAATTGGTTTTGAGACTGCATTGGCACTAGCCAGAGAAGGATATCAGACCTATGCATCCATGAGGGACACAAAAAAGGGTACACAGATTCAGGAAATTGCAAAAAAGGAAAACCTTCCCATATTGATCATACCTCTTGATGTCGACAAGCCAGAATCCATTACATCTGCCATAAAAAAAGTGATGTCGGAGAAAAAGAGAATCGATGTTTTGGTAAACAATGCAGGTTATGGAATCTTTGGGTGCTTGGAAGACCTCACAATTGATGAGTTAAAGGCGCAGTTTGAGACAAACTTTTTTGCAGTAGCAAGACTAATTCAGGAGGTCACACCAATAATGAGGACTCAAAAGTCTGGCACCATAGTAAATGTCAGCTCTGTTGCAGGCAGAATTAGCTTTCCTGGATCACCAGCGTATATCAGCTCAAAATTTGCGCTGGAAGGTCTATCAGAATGCCTCAGATACGAATTATCGCCGTTTGGAGTAAACACGGTAATTATAGAGCCGGGAGTGATTAAAACGAATTTCTTTAGCTCTATGAAGATGCCAAAGAACGCCAAGTCAGACTCACCATACGCAGACATTACAAACAAGGTAGTGGCAGGAGTCAAGATGATGGCAGAAATGGGAACTCCCCCAAAAGAAGTGGCAGACGTAATAGTCAAGGCCCTTAAAGAGAAAAATCCATTGCCTCGCTATCCAGTAGGAAATGATGCGATAATGTTCTTGGAGGCAAAGAAAATGAAGACGGATATTGAATTTGAGAACTATCTCAAAAAAGAACTCTTTTAATTGGTTAACTTGATATAGCCAAAAAAGGCAGTTTTTATCAAAGTCCGCAGAGACTAGGTACGAATTATGAAATGGAAAACGCTACAACACAATGGGATAATCTTTCCGCCAGACTATGAGACCCGCGGAATCAAAGTCAAGATTAGAGGCGAGTCAGTCAAGCTGGACTTGCTACAAGAAGAGATGATCTACCAGTGGGCAAAGAAAAAGGACACCCCATATGTTCAGGATATAGTATTTCAGAAAAACTTTGTAGCGGACTTTGCAGCGACATTTGGTACAAAATACAAGGGCCTGAGTATTTCAGATATTGATTTTTCAGACGCATTCAAGCTAGTAGACAGAGAAAAAGATGCAAGACTTTTGGTTACTAAAGAAGAGAGAAAGACAATTGCCCAAAAACGAAAAGAACTTCGTGAAAAAATGAAGGGAATTTACGGCAAAGCCATCATGGATGCAAAAGAAGTCGAAGTGGCCAACTACATGGCAGAGCCTCCAGGAATTTTTATTGGTCGCGGAGACCACCCTATACGTGGAAAGTGGAAGCCCAAAATCACACATGGGGATGTTACTCTAAACCTAGGAAAAGAAGCCAAGGTTCCACCGGGAAACTGGGGAAAAATTGTGCACGAGCATGATTCAATGTGGCTTGCTTGCTGGACCGATGTATTGTCTGAGAAAATAAAGTATGTCTGGCTTGCAGACACTGCCGGCCTAAAGCAAGAGCGAGACATGGCAAAATATGACAAAGCTGCCAAGCTTGGAAAAGAAATCGACAAGGTAGAACAAAAGATAATTTCCGCCATGAAGTCAAAAGACCCACGAGAATCCAAGATTGCCACGGCGTGTTATTTGATATACAGAACGTCGATGAGAGTTGGAGATGAGAAAGACCCAGACGAAGCAGATACCGTAGGTGCCACAACATTACGCAAAGAACATGTCAAACTTGACGATAAGGGAATCCATTTTGACTTTTTGGGCAAGGATAGTGTTCGATGGGAGGAGACCATTCCGGCGCAGGGAAACGACACCATGTTGTACGAAAATATCAAAAAGCTAGTATCAAACAAAAAGCCAAGTGACGAGATCTTTGATGGAATTACATCAAGGCATGTGAATGAATTCCTGAGTGTTGTAGTCAAGGGCCTCACAGCCAAGGTCTTTAGAACTTATTTGGCAACAACTGAGGTCAAGCGATACTTATCTGACAAATTAAATGTCAAGGACAAGACTGAAAATGAAAAACTCTACATCGCAAAGATGGCAAACCTGCAGGCAGCAATCATGTGTAATCACAAAAGAACAATTCCAAAAAGCTTCGAAGCAGGCCTTGAAAAGAAAAAAGAACAACTAATGAAACTCAAAGAAACAACTCCAAAAACTCCAAAACAAAAAGAGGCACTCAAGCTGCGACAGGAAAAACTCAAACTCTCAATAGAATTGCAGGAAAAAACACGTGACTACAACCTAGGAACATCCCTTAGAAACTATATTGATCCTCGCGTGTTCAAGGCCTGGACAAGTGAGGTAAAGGCAGACTGGGAAAAACTTTACACCTCGTCTCTGCAAAGAAAATTCCTTTGGGTCAAATCCGTTGACGCCAAATGGAAAGATGTTGCAGGACAGTGATTTGCAGAATCATTTAATTGCACCGTGAAATTAGCCGATTTTGTGCCGGGGTAGCTCAGCCTGGTTAGAGTGCCAGTCTTCTATCCCTCCGATAAAAGGGCATTACTCATAATCTGGAGGTCGTGGGTTCAAAACCCACCCCCGGCACTACACTCTTTTCTACTAATTGATCATCATACCAACAAAAACAGATTGCCCAAAAAACATAAGTGAATACCCAACACGGTAAGATGGCGACATAAATCTAAAAAATGCAATATACAAACAAAATCAAGTTGCAAGAAATCACCGATGATGAAAAGAAAGCACTGACGCCAGAAAACGGATTCAATCTGGTTGGAGTCGATCCCTTTGCTGCACCAGGCAGTAGATTGTACCTAATTGAGCACTTTGATTTGTACCAAGATGCGCTTAAGGCAAAAAAGTCCCGCAAAAACCAAGACGAATATCTCATTTTGTATCATGGCGTATGATTGTACCATGCATGGTTTGAGAGTTCTACCAAAAATCTCAGAATATTTAATTAATTGACAAAATTTGCTTTCTTAATTGAAATCGATTTTATTTTTGGCAATCTTTGCAGTAATGATTCCACCAGCATTTGCACAAGAAAACAACACTGACACTACACAAATCACAAACGTTGAAAAGTTTTCCAAGGATGGCTCCATCAAGGTGTATGTGGATTCAAACCCGCCAAAGGGTGGAGCTCCGCTTACCATCAATCTCAGATTCACAGACGCAAACACCGGATACGACATACCGCACATCAATTATGATCTGGTGGCGTTGCAAAACGGATCTCCAGTTCTGACTCAGCTTGGACTATACGCACAAAGTGGTGTGGCTCAACACATAACGGCTGCCCTGGAAACTGACAATCACGTAGACATTTTGATAATGCTGCATGGCATAGGAGAACATTCTCCATATTCTGGGCCGCAAGGAGAGATGTTTGAGGCAAGAATTGTGCCGGAATTTGGGCCAATAGTTATTGTAACATTGTTTGTTTCGATCATGGTAGGCCTAGTACTGCACAAAACAATTCTGCCTAGAACCTAGATGGTACATTTGTTGAATCTACCAATTTTGTTTAATATCTAGACACACTATGATGATCAAAGTTGTGGAGAGGCCTTTGCTATTGCCCGACCA from the Nitrososphaerota archaeon genome contains:
- a CDS encoding ArsR family transcriptional regulator; the encoded protein is MESRTDTILELINKNPGISFSEIMRETGFKNGVLSHHLSKIEESGQVLVQRSPRVARVYPCGIKVQEAQLIKNLRNPTMKKIIISLLDKELSFKEITKKAGKSQGTVSVYLKEMTEQNIINRKLHENDLFFELVDSVYVREIIAKHQTSLFERTADNISDIFSTI
- a CDS encoding SDR family oxidoreductase, with the translated sequence MDKVALVTGCSSGIGFETALALAREGYQTYASMRDTKKGTQIQEIAKKENLPILIIPLDVDKPESITSAIKKVMSEKKRIDVLVNNAGYGIFGCLEDLTIDELKAQFETNFFAVARLIQEVTPIMRTQKSGTIVNVSSVAGRISFPGSPAYISSKFALEGLSECLRYELSPFGVNTVIIEPGVIKTNFFSSMKMPKNAKSDSPYADITNKVVAGVKMMAEMGTPPKEVADVIVKALKEKNPLPRYPVGNDAIMFLEAKKMKTDIEFENYLKKELF
- a CDS encoding DNA topoisomerase I, with the translated sequence MKWKTLQHNGIIFPPDYETRGIKVKIRGESVKLDLLQEEMIYQWAKKKDTPYVQDIVFQKNFVADFAATFGTKYKGLSISDIDFSDAFKLVDREKDARLLVTKEERKTIAQKRKELREKMKGIYGKAIMDAKEVEVANYMAEPPGIFIGRGDHPIRGKWKPKITHGDVTLNLGKEAKVPPGNWGKIVHEHDSMWLACWTDVLSEKIKYVWLADTAGLKQERDMAKYDKAAKLGKEIDKVEQKIISAMKSKDPRESKIATACYLIYRTSMRVGDEKDPDEADTVGATTLRKEHVKLDDKGIHFDFLGKDSVRWEETIPAQGNDTMLYENIKKLVSNKKPSDEIFDGITSRHVNEFLSVVVKGLTAKVFRTYLATTEVKRYLSDKLNVKDKTENEKLYIAKMANLQAAIMCNHKRTIPKSFEAGLEKKKEQLMKLKETTPKTPKQKEALKLRQEKLKLSIELQEKTRDYNLGTSLRNYIDPRVFKAWTSEVKADWEKLYTSSLQRKFLWVKSVDAKWKDVAGQ